The DNA sequence CGAATCCGGCGACACCCAGGAGACCAACGAGGCGGTGCGCGCGGCGCTGCCCGACAACCTGGCGATCCTGGAGTCGTCTCCGGCCCAGAACAAGGACTCCATCACCGTCACCAGCGAAACCGCCGAGCAGGAGAACCTGACCACCATCGGCGACCTGCAGCGCGTGGCCGGCGACATGACCCTGGGCGCGCCCGCCGAGTTCGAGACCCGCCCCCAGGGAGTGCCCGGCCTCGCCGACACCTACGGCGTGGAGTTCGGCGGGTTCCGGCCGCTGGAGGGCAACCTGCTGGTCGAGGGGCTGCGCGGCGGCGACATCCAGGCGGCCAACCTCTTCACCACCAACCCCGCCTTCACCACCGGCGACTTCGTCGCGCTGGAGGACCCGGAGAACCTGTTCGGCTCGCAGAACGTCACACCGCTGATCAACAAGGAGGCCGTCGGCCAACAGGCCCGCGACGTGCTCAACGCGGTCTCGGCCGAGCTGACCACCGAGACGCTGATCGAACTCGACGCCCGCGTGCAGATCGACCACGAGGAGGCCGACGTGGTGGCCGCCGACTGGCTGGCCGAGGCGGGGCTCGACTAGCCACCCGTGCCGGCCCGGCCCGAATCGAGACGGCGGCGCAGCACCCGTTCCCGCGGGAGGCGGGCGGTGCTGCGCCGTCGGCGTCTCGGTGTGCGCATGCTGTGCAGAGCCTTGCTGTGCAGAGCCGTAGGGGTACGTGCGCGGGTCTCGGGCGGGTCGTAGGCGTGGTTCGGCCGCGGGGGCGGGGGGACTCAGAGGATCATGGCCAGGATGAGCCCGGCCACGAGGATTCCCAGCACGGTGTAGAAGCCATCCATACCTCCATTGGACGACGCCCCGCCGGCGTGGTGCACTAGCGCCGCCGCACACAAAGCCGTGGCGGCCGGAACGCGAAGGGTTATCTCTCTAGGGAGTTTGGCTCAGCCCAGAGCGCGGTATCGGCCGCCGAAGCGGACCAGCGGCCGCGCGTCGGCCGGGCGTCCCGAACCGACCGCCGGCACCGCCTCGACTGCGACGATGTAGACCACGTGGTCTCCGGCCGCCACGCGCTGTTCGACGGTGCACTCCATGGCCCCGATCGCGTCCTCCAGCAGCAGCGCCCCGGTCAGCTCGCCGCGCCGATGCGGTTCGTTCGCCAGCAGCAGCCGTGCGCTGGGCCGCCCCTCGGCGGCGAACCGGCCCGCGAGCGCCCGCTGGCCCTCGCCCAGCACGTTGACGGCGAACCGGTTCTGCGCGTCGATAACCTCCACCAGGTAGCTCTGCGCCGAAACCCCCACCATGACCAGCGGGGGGTCGGCCGAGACCGAGGTGAAGGCGCTGACGGTGCTGCCGATGTCGTCGCGGTCGTCCTGCACGGTCACCACCGTCACGCCGGTGGCGAACCGCGCCATGGTCTCGGTGAACTCCGCTGTGCTGACCGTCACCGGATCTCCCAGGCGTCGGGCATCAGCAGCGGCGCGGAACCGGGCACCCCGGCGCGCGCCGCCAGCTCGGCCAGGTCGCCGCTCAGGCCCAGCGCCGACTGCGGCGCCTGCGCGCGGTCCTCGCTGGACTCGGCCGGCACCAGGCGTTCCCAGGGACCGCGCACCGGGAACGAGCGCAGCCGCCCGCCGGGCAGGTCCGCCTTCTCCCGCGCTAGGCGCACCGCGGCCGGCAGCCCGCCCAGATCGTCGACCAGGCCGCCGGCGTGGGCGTCGCGGCCGGTGAGGATGCGTCCGCGGGCCACCGCGTCGACCTGCTCGTCGCTGAGCCCGCGGGCACGGGCGACCTTGCCGGTGAAGTCGGCGTAGGTGGCGTCGAGCAGCGCGTTGACACGCTCCCACTCCGAATCGCTGAAGCCGCGGTCGGGACCGAACATGGTCGCGTGGGCGCCGCCGTCGACGGACTCGCTGTTGACGCCCAGCCGCTCCAGCAGGCCCGTCAGCACCGGCTTGCCGGCGTAGACGCCGATGGATCCGGTCAGCGTGCCGGGCCGGGCCACGATCGCGTCGGCCTCCATCACGATGTGGTAGCCGCCGGAGCCGGCGACGTCGCCGAGCGAGGCGACGACCGGCGTGCCCGCCTGGCGGGTGAGGGCGACCTCGCGGCGGACGACGTCGGAGGCGACGGCCGAACCGCCGCGGCTGTCCACCCGGAACACCACGGCGCGCACGCTGCGGTCGCCGCGGGCGGCGCGCAGCGCCGCCGCGACGGTGTCGGCGCCCATGGTCTCGCCGCCCAGGGCCGACCGGCGGCTGCGCCCGGAGGTGATGATGCCCGTCGCGGTGATCAGCGCGATGTAGCCGCCGGTGCGCCCCGGCATCCGCTCCGACGCCGCGGTCCGGTGCCGGTAGCGGCCGACGTAGAGCAGCCGCGCGCCGTTCTCGCCGCCGCGCGCCGGCTGCGGCGCGGAGCCGGTCGCGCCGTCGCCCGACCCGGCGGACTCCTCCCGCGTCGCGGCGTCCGAAGAGCCCGCACCGGCGCCCGCGGAACCCGCGTAGCGGCCGCGCAGTTCGGCATAGACCTCGTCGCGGTAGGCCAGCCGGTCCACCAGGCCCGCCTCCAGCGCTTCGGCGGCCAGCAGCGGGCCGCGGTCGGTGAGCTCGCGCACGCGTTCGGCCGTCAGCCCGCGCCCTTCGGCGATACCCTCGGCGACCTGATCGGACAGCGAGGCGACCAGCCGCTCGGTGATCTCGCGGTGGGGTTCGGTGTAGCCGCTCTCGGTGAACTTGTCGGGCGCGTTCTTGTACTCGTGGCGCGCGCCGCCCTCGAAGCGCACCCCCAGCCGCTCCACCGCGTCGCCGAGGAACGTGGTCCCGACGCTCACGCCGGTCAGCCCCACCGACCCCGTCGGCAGCAGATTCACCTCGGCGAAGGCGGTGGCCAGGTAGTAGGAGACCGTGCCGGGGCCGAAGTCGCCGAAGGACTCCGACCAGGCGACGGTGTCCTTGCCCGCCGCGCGGAACGCCGCGACGGCCGCGCGGACCTCCTGCACCTTGGCGAAGCCCAGCGGTCGCCCGTCGATCCTGGCCACCAGCGCCTTGACCCGCGGGTCGTGCGCTCCGCGGCGGACGCCCTCGACGACGTCGCGCAACTGCTGGTGGCGCTTGGCCATCAGCTGGCCCACCGGGTCGGCCGGCGCCTCCTCGGCCAGCCCTTCGGTGAGGTCGAGCTCCAGTATCAGCGGGCCGCTGCGCCGCTGCTGCAGTCGGGACACGGGATCGAGCAGCTTGACCGATAGCACCATGGTCACAGGCTATTAGCTCTCGGCGCGGCGCTCAGGGGTGGCGCGGCGGGCGCTGCGGGCCGCTATCGTCGTGGGGTCAAGCGTGGACGCAGAAGGGAACCCCATGTCCGGCACGTCCGGTACAGCGCGGTCCAGGACCGCCGCAGCGACCGCCGCCGCGGCCGGCGCGGCACTGGTCCTGCTGGCCTCGGGTTGCGGTCTCGGCGGCTCCGGCGGCTCCGGCGCCGTGCCCAGCCCCGATTCGACCTACAGCAACGTGGTGGCCGCGGCCGAACCCGCCCCGCCCGCCGACGGCTTGACCACGGTCGAAGTGCAGGGCATCAAGATCGGTGCGCCGAAGAACTGGAGCATCGACAAGACCGGCGGGCAGCTGTGCATGCGCCCTCCCGGTCAGGGCACCTGCGGCTACGGGGCGGTGCAGGTTATCCCGCACGTGGCCGAGAACGACCCGAACAAGTGGCCCAAGACCCAGTTCGACTCGGCCGACGGGTGGGCCTCGGACCCCTCGGTGTGCCGCAGCCTGGGCACCGCCGCCGCGGGAGACGTTCCGGTCACCGGCGCCGAGAAGCTGGAGGTCGAGAACGCGCAAGGGCTGACCACCCACGCCGACGGCCTCAAGTCCCACCACCGGGAGTGGAAGGTGAGCTGCCAGAACGGCGACACCTTCGAGGTGCGGCTGTGGTTCCTGCCCCAGAGCGACATCGCGGTCTATGTCTGGTCGGTCGACGCGCAGTACTCCGCGCTGTACGACAAGATCGCGAAGTCGATGAACACCGACGGCTACGAGCGCGACTGAGGCGCCGCCGCTCGGCCGCGCCGTTCCGCTGCCGGCGGGGAGGGCGGTTGCCGCCTCCCCGCCGGCAGCTCGGTGCCACGCCGGCGCGCACCGCGCTCAGGCCGGGGCGAGCCAGACCGTGCCCAGCGGCGGAACGGTCAGCGTCGCCGAAGCGGGCTGGCCGTTCCACTCCACCGCCTCGGCCCGCACGGTCCCCGACGGGCCCGCGGCGTCGGCCCCGCTGCCGCCGAAGTCCGCCGAGTCGGTGTTGAGGACCTCGCGCCAGTGCCCGGTGCGCGGCAGACCCACCCGGCGCCCGGTGTGCGTCTCCGGGGAGAAGTTGACCAGGCACGCCAGCACCGAACCGTCCTCGCCGTGGCGCAGGAAGGCGAGCGTGTTCCCGGAGTCGTCGCCGCCCTCCAGCCAGGTGAACCCGGCCGGGTCGGTGTCCAGCGACCACAGCGCCGGGGTGTCGCGGTAGACGCGGTTCAGCTCGGCGACCAGGGAGCGCACGCCCCGGTGGTAGGCGTGGTCGAGCAGCCACCACTGCACGCCCGCCTCGTGCGACCACTCGTCGCCGTGGCCGATCTCGCCGCCCATGAACAGCAGCTGCTTACCCGGGTGGGACCACATGTAGCCCAGCAGTCCGCGCAGCCCGGCGAAGCGCCGCCACTCGTCCCCGGGCATCTTGTAGAGCAGCGACCCCTTGCCGTGCACGACCTCGTCGTGCGACAGCGGCAGGATGTAGTTCTCGCTGTAGGCGTAGACCATGGAGAACGTGATCTCGTTGTGGTGGTACTGCCGGTGGATCGGGTCGCGCTTGACGTACTCCAGGGTGTCGTGCATCCAGCCCATGTTCCACTTGAAGCCGAAGCCCAGCCCGCCGTGCTCGATCGGGCGCGAGACACCCGGCCAGGCCGTCGACTCCTCGGCGACCATGATGATGCCCGGGTTGCGCCGATAGGCCGTGCTGTTGAGCTCCTTGAGGAACTCCAGCGCGTCCAGGTTCTCCCGGCCGCCGAACTCGTTGGGCGACCAGTCGCCGCCCTCGCGCGAGTAGTCGAGGTAGAGCATCGAGGCGACCGCGTCGACACGCAGGCCGTCGATGTGGAACTCCTCCAGCCAGTACAGCGCGTTGGCGATCAGGAAGTTGCGCACCTCGGTGCGGCCGTAGTCGAAGATCAGCGTGTCCCAGTCGGGGTGCTCGCCGCGGCGCGGGTCGGGGTGCTCGTAGGTGGGCGAGCCGTCGAAGCGGGCCAGCGCCCACTCGTCCTTGGGGAAGTGCGCGGGCACCCAGTCCACCAGGACGCCGATGCCGGCGCGGTGCAGTTCGTCCACGAGCGCGCGGAAATCGTCGGGTGAGCCGAACCGCGCGGTGGGCGCGTAGTAGGAGGTGACCTGGTAGCCCCAGGATCCGCCGAAGGGGTGCTCGGCCACCGGCAGGAACTCCACATGGGTGAAGCCCATCTCGCGCACGTGGGCCACCAGCCGGGTGGCCAGCTCCAGGTAGGACAGGCCCGGCTGCCAAGAGCCCAGGTGCACCTCGTAGACGCTCATCGGGCGGCGGTCCCACTCCTGCGTCTTGCGCTCCGAAAGCCAGGCGTCGTCGCGCCACCGGTAGCCGGAGGTGTAGACGGCCGAGGCGGTCTCGGGCGGGCGCTGGGTGGCGAAGGCCATCGGGTCGGCCTTGTCGCGCCATGCGCCGTCGCGCCCCAGGACCTGGAACTTGTACAGCGCGCCGTCGCCGATGCCGGGGACGAACAGCTCCCACACCCCGCTGGAGCCCAGCGAGCGCATCGGGTGGGCGGTGCCGTCCCAGTGGTTGAAGTCGCCGACCACCCGCACTCCCTGAGCGCCGGGGGCCCATACGGCGAAGCCCACGCCGGCGACCTCACCCATGGGAGAGGGGTACGTGTGCGTGTGGGCACCCAGGGCACGCCACAGCTCCTCATGGCGGCCTTCTCTGATCAGGTGCAGGTCCATCTCGCCCAGGGTGGGCAGATGGCGGTAGGGGTCGTCGGCGAGGGTCTCGACCGGTTCTCCGCCGCAGTCGTAGACGACGGCGAGCCGGTAGTCGGGGGCCGGGGAACCCGGCACGGTGCCGGCGAAGACCCCCTGGTGCACGTGCGGCAACTCGATCCGGGTGCCGTCCTCCAGCACCGCGTGCACCGACCGCGCCAGCGGTCGCAGAGCGCGCACGGCGGTCCCGTCGGTGCCGGGATGCGCACCGAGCAGGCTGTGCGGATCGTGGTGGCGGCCGGCGACGAGCCGGTCGATCTCGGCGGTCAGTTGCGTGGCGGGGACGCTCATGGGAATCGTGGCCATCCTGGGGTCTCGTGGTGGGCGGATCGGTTCACGCGGCCAGCGCCGCGATGGAGTCCAACGGGATGCGCAGCCACGAGGGCCGGTTGTGCGCCTCGTAGAGCACCTCGTAGACGGCTTTGTCGTACTCGAAGGCCCGCAGCACCGTCTGGTGCTTCTCGGGGTCGATGCCGCCGCCGAAGGCGTAACCCGAGCTGAAGGCGTCGCGGTTGCGCTGTGCCCAGGCGCGTGCCGACGGCGCGAGTTCCGCGGCTGAGGCGGAGCCGACGAGCTGGTAGCGGGCGGCGTAGTCGAACGAGCGCAGCATTCCGGCGACGTCGCGCAGCGGGCTGGAGGGGCGTTGGCGCTCCTCGACGGGTGCCGCGGGCTCGCCCTCGAAGTCCAGCAGCACCCACCCGGAGTCGGTGCGCACCACCTGGCCGAGGTGGTAGTCGCCGTGCACCCGCTGGATGGGCAGCGGCTCGTCGACGCGGGCGAAAGCCTCGTAGGCGCTGCGCAGCACGCCCGCGTAGGGCGCCAGCTCGGGCACCTCGGTGGTGGCCAGGCGCAGCCGCTCCAGCATGGACGAGGCCAGTTCGCGCAGCGCCCGGGGGGTGAGCACGTCGGTGGGGAGTTCGCGGGCCAGCGCGCGGTGCACGGCAGCGGTGGCCGCCCCCAGCCGTTCGGCCTCGCCGGCGAAGTCGCCGCCCGCCTCGGCGGGGGACACGCCGGGGTTGGCGTAGAGGTCGCGCACGCTGGTGGCGGCCAGCACCCAGCCGTCGGTGGCGCTGCGCATGTACTCCTGCAGCATGGCCAGCGTGGTGGGGACGGCGGCGCCGTCCTTGCCGACGTCGGCCTCGATCCAGGCGTAGGGGCGTGCGACGTAGGGTGAATCCGCCAGCGCGGCGGTCAGCTCCAGGTCCGGGTTGAGTCCGGGCCACAGCCGCCGGAATGCCTTCAGCACGTAGTCCTCGCCGTAGACGAGCGAGGTGTTGGACTGCTCGCCCTTGAGCACCAGGCTGCGCTGGCCGGTGCGCACGGTGATGCCGGACAGGCGGCGGAACCGCACCGCCGGGGCGGGCCCGGCGGAGGACGGCCGGGGCTCGCCGCCGGCGGCCCGGGGCGCGTCCGTCTCGCCGCCGTCGCCCTGGGCCAGGCGGTCCAGCAGCAGGGCGGTCAGCTCAGGGTCGTGGGAGGCGTCGTAGACCGTGCGCGGGGCGCCGCCGAACCGGCACACGCCGATGGCGGCGTGTGCCAGCTCGTCGCGCAGCGTCCCCACCGGGCGCAGCCCGAGAAGCACCTGGTATCGGGATATGGAACCCCGCTGGCCGACGTCGACGACCAGGACGCGCAGTCCGGGATCGCCGCAGACGAGGGGATGCTCCGCCTCGATCGTGACGGTCTCGACGGGCGCCCCCTTTCCGGCGAACCACCTCTGCCGTGGGATCCAGTCGGCCAGGAGCTCCTCAAGCTGAGTCATGTCGGAGTGAACCTCTTCCGCTTATCGCCGCGGCCTGGGGGCGCCGGAGCTGCGGGAGGCGCCGCCGGCGCCCCGCTCGGGCGTCGCGGTGCCCGATCCGGTCGCCGCGTCCGCCGGCTGTCGCCGCGCGGTCGCCGTACCCGGCCGCTGTGTCGTTCGCGTTCGTCGGTTGCGGTCGTCGGGGGCGGGGCCGTCGGCCTCCTCGACGGGTGGCAGCTGGAACCAGTAGAAGCCGTGGCCGGGCAGCGTCAGCAGGTAGGGCAGCTCGCCGATCGCGGGGAACCGCACCCCACCCATGCATTCGATGGGCGTGACGTTCTCGAACCGGCGCAGGTCCAGCTCGACCGGCTGCGGGAACCGGGAAAGGTTGTTCACGCAGAGCATGCGGTCGTCGCCGTATTCGCGGACGAACGCCAGCACGCTGGGGTTGCTCGCGTGCAGCTCCGTGAAATCGCCGGTGCCGAAGACCGGGTGGCGCTTGCGGATCTGGATCATCTTGCGCGTCCAGTTCAGCAGCGACCCGGGGTTGTCGCGCTGGGCCTCCACGTTGAGCGCCTGGTAGCCGTGGATGGGGTCCAGGATCAACGGCAGGTAGAGCCGCGCCGGGTCGCAGCGCGAGAACCCGGCGTTGCGGTCGGAGGTCCACTGCATCGGGGTGCGCACCGCGTCGCGGTCGCCCAGCCAGATGTTGTCGCCCATGCCGATCTCGTCGCCGTAGTAGAGGACCGGCGAGCCCGGCAGCGACATCAGCAGCGCGGTGAACAGTTCGATCTGGTTCTTGTCGTTGTCCAGCAGGGGCGCCAGGCGGCGGCGGATGCCCACGTTGGCGCGCATCCGCGGGTCCTTGGCGTACTCGGCGTACATGTAGTCGCGCTCTTCGTCGGTGACCATCTCCAGCGTCAGCTCGTCGTGGTTGCGCAGGAAGATCGCCCACTGGCAGTTGCTCGGGATCTGCGGGGTCTGGGCGAGGATCTCCGAGATCGGGTAGCGCTGTTCGCGGCGCACCGCCATGAACATCCGCGGCATCAGCGGGAAGTGGAAGTTCATGTGGCACTCGTCGCCGCCGGATTCGAAGTCGCCGAAGTAGTCGACGACGTCGGCAGGCCACTGGTTGGCCTCGCTGAGCAGCACCCGGTCGGGGTAGAGGCGGTCGACCTCGGAGCGGATGCGCTTGAGGAACTCGTGGGTCTCCTTGAGGTTCTCGCAGTCGGTGCCCTCCCGCTCGTAGAGGTAGGGCACCGCGTCCAGGCGGAAGCCGTCGATCCCCAGGTCCAGCCAGAAGCGCAGCACCTCCAGGATGGCCTCCTGCACCGCCGGGTTCTCGAAGTTGAGGTCGGGCTGGTGGGAGAAGAACCGGTGCCAGTAGTACTGTCCGCGGGTTTCGTCGTAGGTCCAGTTGGACTGCTCGGTGTCGACGAAGATGATGCGGGCGTCGCCGTAGCGCTCGGTGGTGTCGGACCAGACGTAGAAGTCGCCGTAGGGCCCCTCGGGGTCCTCGCGCGAGGCGGTGAACCACGGGTGCCGGTCGCTGGTGTGGTTCATGACCAGGTCGGCGATGACGCGGATACCGCGCCGGTGGGCCTGGTCGACGAGGTCCACGAAGTCGGCGATCTGCCCGAACTCCGGCAGGATCTTCATGTAGTCGGAGATGTCGTAGCCGCCGTCGCGCAGCGGCGACTCGTACAGGGGCAGCAGCCAGATGCAGTCGATGCCCAGCCATTCGAGGTAGTCGAGCTTCTCGATCAGCCCGCGCAGGTCGCCGGTGCCGTCGCCGTTGGAGTCGTGGAAACCGCGGACGAGCACCTCGTAGAAGACCGCGTGCTTGTACCAGTACGGTTCGCGGGGCTTCTCGTGGGTGAAGGTATCGGGCACGGCCGCAAGGGGCGTTTGACTGGTGCCTGGCACCGGCTCAGAAGTGGTCACGAGGCTACTCCACGAGTTGGCTTCCAGCGCCTTCCGCTGCAATGGCCCGGATGTGCGAAGAGCGGCGCGCCTCATACAAGGCAGAGCCCTTTGTGCGGGACTTATTCAGCGGGGCCTGCTGTGAATACGTGTGCGGACTGGAAATGTGGGTCAAGGCGGACATAATTTGCCTCTCCCCAGACATACGATTCCCCGGAAAGGTGGTCTGTCAGGGCGATCCGGGAGTCGGGACTGAACCCGAGAGCGGGCAGGTCGAGCCGCACAGTGGCCTCATGCGCGTGGTGCGGGTCGAGATTCACGACGGCGAGGACGACGTCGTCGCGCCCCTGGCCGCCGGCCCGGGCCAGCCGTTTGGAAAAGCAGATCAGCTCCGGCTGGTCGACATGGTGGAACCGCAGGTTGCGCAGTTCCTGCAAGGCAGGGTGTGCGCGCCTGAGCGAGTTTAGCGTGCGCAGCAGGGGCGCGATGGTCTTTCCCGAAGACTCGGCGGCGGCCCAGTCTCGGGGGCGGTATTGGTATTTCTCGGAGTCGAGGTATTCTTCGCTCCCGGGCTTTATCGGGGTATTCTCGCAGAGCTCGTAGCCGGAGTAGACGCCCCACGCCGGTGAGGCCAGCGCCGCGAGGATCGCGCGTACCTCGAACGCCGGCCGCCCGCCGTGCTGGAGGTAGCCCGAGAGGATGTCGGGGGTGTTGGTGAACAGGTTGGGGCGCATGTAGGGGGCGGAGTCCCGGCTGAGTTCGCTCAGATAGTCCTCCAGCTCCTCCTTGTCGTTGCGCCACGTGAAGTAGGTGTAGGACTGGTGGAATCCCGCCCGCGCCAGTGCCGCCATCATCGCGGGGCGTGTGAACGCCTCCGACAGGAAGACCACGTCGGGGTCGGTCGAGGCGATCTCGCCCAGCAGCCGCTCCCAGAAGGCGACGGGCTTGGTGTGCGGGTTGTCCACGCGGAAGACGCGCACTCCGCGCTCCATCCAGAACCGGACGATCCGCAGGACTTCGGCGTAGATCCCCTCGGGATCGTCGTCGAAGTTCAGCGGATAGATGTCCTGGTACTTCTTGGGCGGGTTCTCGGCATAGGCGATGGAGCCGTCCGCGCGGTGCGTGAACCACTCGGGGTGCTCGTGCACCCAGGGATGGTCGGGCGAGCACTGCAGTGCCAGATCCAGGGCGATCTCCAGGCCGTGCTCGGCGGCCTCGGCGACGAAGGCGTCGAAGTCGTCGAGCGTGCCCAGGTCGGGGTGGACGGCGTCGTGCCCGCCCTCGGCCGAGCCGATCGCCCAGACCGATCCGGGGTCGCCCGGTGCGGGGGTCAGCGTGTTGTTGGGACCCTTGCGGAAGGAGCGGCCGACCGGGTGCACGGGCGGCAGGTAGACGACGTCGAAGCCCATGTCGGCGACGGCCGGCAGCCGCTTGGCGGCCGTCGCGAAGGTGCCCGAGCGCCAGGCGCCCTCCTCGCCGTCCAGCGTCGCGCCCTCCGAGCGCGGGA is a window from the Streptomonospora litoralis genome containing:
- a CDS encoding ABC transporter substrate-binding protein — protein: MRTPTRLAPATVPLLLLLAACGGGQDPYSGEGGGALVVGSANFPESTLLAHIYAKALEAEDIEVETQLDIGSREVYYDQIAQGNLSVFPEYNGGILFYLEPEAESGDTQETNEAVRAALPDNLAILESSPAQNKDSITVTSETAEQENLTTIGDLQRVAGDMTLGAPAEFETRPQGVPGLADTYGVEFGGFRPLEGNLLVEGLRGGDIQAANLFTTNPAFTTGDFVALEDPENLFGSQNVTPLINKEAVGQQARDVLNAVSAELTTETLIELDARVQIDHEEADVVAADWLAEAGLD
- a CDS encoding flavin reductase family protein is translated as MARFATGVTVVTVQDDRDDIGSTVSAFTSVSADPPLVMVGVSAQSYLVEVIDAQNRFAVNVLGEGQRALAGRFAAEGRPSARLLLANEPHRRGELTGALLLEDAIGAMECTVEQRVAAGDHVVYIVAVEAVPAVGSGRPADARPLVRFGGRYRALG
- a CDS encoding S49 family peptidase; translation: MVLSVKLLDPVSRLQQRRSGPLILELDLTEGLAEEAPADPVGQLMAKRHQQLRDVVEGVRRGAHDPRVKALVARIDGRPLGFAKVQEVRAAVAAFRAAGKDTVAWSESFGDFGPGTVSYYLATAFAEVNLLPTGSVGLTGVSVGTTFLGDAVERLGVRFEGGARHEYKNAPDKFTESGYTEPHREITERLVASLSDQVAEGIAEGRGLTAERVRELTDRGPLLAAEALEAGLVDRLAYRDEVYAELRGRYAGSAGAGAGSSDAATREESAGSGDGATGSAPQPARGGENGARLLYVGRYRHRTAASERMPGRTGGYIALITATGIITSGRSRRSALGGETMGADTVAAALRAARGDRSVRAVVFRVDSRGGSAVASDVVRREVALTRQAGTPVVASLGDVAGSGGYHIVMEADAIVARPGTLTGSIGVYAGKPVLTGLLERLGVNSESVDGGAHATMFGPDRGFSDSEWERVNALLDATYADFTGKVARARGLSDEQVDAVARGRILTGRDAHAGGLVDDLGGLPAAVRLAREKADLPGGRLRSFPVRGPWERLVPAESSEDRAQAPQSALGLSGDLAELAARAGVPGSAPLLMPDAWEIR
- the glgB gene encoding 1,4-alpha-glucan branching protein GlgB encodes the protein MATIPMSVPATQLTAEIDRLVAGRHHDPHSLLGAHPGTDGTAVRALRPLARSVHAVLEDGTRIELPHVHQGVFAGTVPGSPAPDYRLAVVYDCGGEPVETLADDPYRHLPTLGEMDLHLIREGRHEELWRALGAHTHTYPSPMGEVAGVGFAVWAPGAQGVRVVGDFNHWDGTAHPMRSLGSSGVWELFVPGIGDGALYKFQVLGRDGAWRDKADPMAFATQRPPETASAVYTSGYRWRDDAWLSERKTQEWDRRPMSVYEVHLGSWQPGLSYLELATRLVAHVREMGFTHVEFLPVAEHPFGGSWGYQVTSYYAPTARFGSPDDFRALVDELHRAGIGVLVDWVPAHFPKDEWALARFDGSPTYEHPDPRRGEHPDWDTLIFDYGRTEVRNFLIANALYWLEEFHIDGLRVDAVASMLYLDYSREGGDWSPNEFGGRENLDALEFLKELNSTAYRRNPGIIMVAEESTAWPGVSRPIEHGGLGFGFKWNMGWMHDTLEYVKRDPIHRQYHHNEITFSMVYAYSENYILPLSHDEVVHGKGSLLYKMPGDEWRRFAGLRGLLGYMWSHPGKQLLFMGGEIGHGDEWSHEAGVQWWLLDHAYHRGVRSLVAELNRVYRDTPALWSLDTDPAGFTWLEGGDDSGNTLAFLRHGEDGSVLACLVNFSPETHTGRRVGLPRTGHWREVLNTDSADFGGSGADAAGPSGTVRAEAVEWNGQPASATLTVPPLGTVWLAPA
- a CDS encoding maltokinase N-terminal cap-like domain-containing protein, with the translated sequence MTQLEELLADWIPRQRWFAGKGAPVETVTIEAEHPLVCGDPGLRVLVVDVGQRGSISRYQVLLGLRPVGTLRDELAHAAIGVCRFGGAPRTVYDASHDPELTALLLDRLAQGDGGETDAPRAAGGEPRPSSAGPAPAVRFRRLSGITVRTGQRSLVLKGEQSNTSLVYGEDYVLKAFRRLWPGLNPDLELTAALADSPYVARPYAWIEADVGKDGAAVPTTLAMLQEYMRSATDGWVLAATSVRDLYANPGVSPAEAGGDFAGEAERLGAATAAVHRALARELPTDVLTPRALRELASSMLERLRLATTEVPELAPYAGVLRSAYEAFARVDEPLPIQRVHGDYHLGQVVRTDSGWVLLDFEGEPAAPVEERQRPSSPLRDVAGMLRSFDYAARYQLVGSASAAELAPSARAWAQRNRDAFSSGYAFGGGIDPEKHQTVLRAFEYDKAVYEVLYEAHNRPSWLRIPLDSIAALAA
- the treS gene encoding maltose alpha-D-glucosyltransferase, with amino-acid sequence MPDTFTHEKPREPYWYKHAVFYEVLVRGFHDSNGDGTGDLRGLIEKLDYLEWLGIDCIWLLPLYESPLRDGGYDISDYMKILPEFGQIADFVDLVDQAHRRGIRVIADLVMNHTSDRHPWFTASREDPEGPYGDFYVWSDTTERYGDARIIFVDTEQSNWTYDETRGQYYWHRFFSHQPDLNFENPAVQEAILEVLRFWLDLGIDGFRLDAVPYLYEREGTDCENLKETHEFLKRIRSEVDRLYPDRVLLSEANQWPADVVDYFGDFESGGDECHMNFHFPLMPRMFMAVRREQRYPISEILAQTPQIPSNCQWAIFLRNHDELTLEMVTDEERDYMYAEYAKDPRMRANVGIRRRLAPLLDNDKNQIELFTALLMSLPGSPVLYYGDEIGMGDNIWLGDRDAVRTPMQWTSDRNAGFSRCDPARLYLPLILDPIHGYQALNVEAQRDNPGSLLNWTRKMIQIRKRHPVFGTGDFTELHASNPSVLAFVREYGDDRMLCVNNLSRFPQPVELDLRRFENVTPIECMGGVRFPAIGELPYLLTLPGHGFYWFQLPPVEEADGPAPDDRNRRTRTTQRPGTATARRQPADAATGSGTATPERGAGGASRSSGAPRPRR
- a CDS encoding alpha-1,4-glucan--maltose-1-phosphate maltosyltransferase, whose product is MIGRIPILDVSPVLDYGTAKAAAGETLPVRATVIREGHDALGAGVALYDSRGRRRSLTRMREIAPGTDRYGADVTVGHEGRWSFSVESWSDPMATWRHDAAIKIPLGQDVALMLEEGARLFDRAARRVPRRPAMARIAALLRDEARTPEERLAGATAPGVVAQLEADPLRDHVTKTKRFPLVVHRRRALVGSWYEFFPRSEGATLDGEEGAWRSGTFATAAKRLPAVADMGFDVVYLPPVHPVGRSFRKGPNNTLTPAPGDPGSVWAIGSAEGGHDAVHPDLGTLDDFDAFVAEAAEHGLEIALDLALQCSPDHPWVHEHPEWFTHRADGSIAYAENPPKKYQDIYPLNFDDDPEGIYAEVLRIVRFWMERGVRVFRVDNPHTKPVAFWERLLGEIASTDPDVVFLSEAFTRPAMMAALARAGFHQSYTYFTWRNDKEELEDYLSELSRDSAPYMRPNLFTNTPDILSGYLQHGGRPAFEVRAILAALASPAWGVYSGYELCENTPIKPGSEEYLDSEKYQYRPRDWAAAESSGKTIAPLLRTLNSLRRAHPALQELRNLRFHHVDQPELICFSKRLARAGGQGRDDVVLAVVNLDPHHAHEATVRLDLPALGFSPDSRIALTDHLSGESYVWGEANYVRLDPHFQSAHVFTAGPAE